In Dermatophilus congolensis, a genomic segment contains:
- a CDS encoding MGMT family protein — MSELFADQAYEVVRLVPAGQVVTYGDLGELFGRSPRHVGRVMSGCGGRQVPWWRVVNASGRLPGFLLVEAAARWRAEGMVLRDDGCGVVLRLCRADLVALGDVIEASVGELPGLRRGSGGGFSSGDGW, encoded by the coding sequence GTGAGTGAGTTGTTTGCCGATCAGGCGTATGAGGTTGTTCGGTTGGTTCCTGCTGGTCAGGTGGTGACGTATGGGGATTTGGGGGAGTTGTTTGGTAGGTCGCCGCGGCATGTGGGGCGGGTGATGTCTGGGTGTGGTGGCAGGCAGGTGCCGTGGTGGCGGGTGGTGAATGCTTCTGGGCGGTTGCCGGGGTTTCTTTTGGTGGAGGCGGCGGCGCGGTGGCGGGCTGAGGGGATGGTGTTGCGTGATGATGGCTGTGGTGTGGTGTTGCGGCTGTGCCGGGCAGATTTGGTTGCCCTCGGTGATGTTATTGAGGCCAGTGTGGGGGAGTTGCCTGGGTTGAGGCGGGGGAGTGGTGGTGGTTTTTCCTCTGGTGATGGGTGGTGA
- a CDS encoding ATP-binding cassette domain-containing protein, producing the protein MSVQQCCSDAHDVIRVRGARVNNLRDVYVDLPKRKLTVVTGVSGSGKSSLVFGTIAAESRRLIDETYPAFMQGFLPSPPRPDVDYLGGLTTAIVVDQERMSANVRSTVGTVTEANTYLRMLFSRYGSPHVGSPQAFAFNVPSMSGAGAVTVSRGKGKVVKEKRSFSVTGGMCPQCEGTGSVSDVDVSAVYDEDKSLAAGALLVPGYSMDGWFGRIFAGFGFPMDIPLKDFTPTQIEDLLYKEPTKFTADGLNLTFEGVVSRIRTSMLSKDREAMQPHIRAFVDRAIVFRQCPQCAGTRLAPHALECRIDGKNIADACAMQVTDLAAWLRELDIPAAVPLLDGLCGLLDSFVEIGLGYLSLSRSSGSLSGGEAQRTKMIRHLGSSLTDVTYVFDEPSAGLHPHDVERLNAVLLRLRDKGNTVLVVEHNPAVIGIADHVVQMGPGAGPEGGMVCFAGGVDQWGSGEVSAGLLGAGVKCKSTVRAPVGVFPIRGANSHNLVGVDVDVPLGVLVAVTGVAGSGKSSLVHGSIVGEGVVLIDQSPIKGSRRSSVATYTGVFDPIRKAFAKANGVKPGLFSANSQGACPNCKGIGVIYTDLGFMETVSAPCEVCGGVGFQSHVLEYSFGEGKNSDGCNIAQVLAMSVDSARLFFGQGNGCIPAVVKILDRICAVGLGYLTLGQSLTTLSGGERQRLRLAARMGEAAALLVLDEPTTGLHEVDVARLLGLFDRLVDAGSTVVAIEHRQEVIAHADWVIDLGPGAGRDGGRVVFTGTPAQMIASGAGITGRFLARNADVRV; encoded by the coding sequence ATGTCTGTACAGCAATGTTGTAGTGATGCACATGATGTGATTCGAGTGCGGGGTGCCCGAGTCAATAATCTCCGTGATGTATATGTTGACCTACCGAAACGGAAGCTGACCGTGGTGACGGGGGTGTCCGGTTCAGGGAAGAGCTCTTTAGTTTTCGGGACAATCGCCGCTGAGAGTCGTCGGCTGATCGATGAGACATATCCGGCGTTTATGCAGGGTTTTCTCCCTTCTCCGCCCAGGCCAGATGTTGACTATTTGGGTGGTTTGACCACGGCGATTGTTGTTGACCAAGAGCGGATGAGCGCAAATGTTCGCTCAACTGTCGGCACGGTGACAGAGGCAAATACTTACTTGCGGATGTTGTTTTCGCGGTATGGGAGTCCGCATGTGGGGTCACCGCAGGCGTTCGCGTTCAATGTGCCATCGATGAGTGGGGCTGGTGCAGTCACGGTTTCTCGAGGAAAAGGGAAAGTTGTCAAAGAGAAGCGCTCTTTTTCAGTGACTGGTGGGATGTGCCCGCAGTGTGAAGGGACAGGGTCAGTTTCGGATGTGGATGTGAGTGCTGTTTATGACGAGGACAAGTCATTAGCTGCAGGGGCGCTTCTTGTTCCGGGCTACTCGATGGATGGGTGGTTTGGGCGCATTTTTGCTGGATTTGGATTCCCGATGGATATTCCGCTGAAAGATTTCACACCTACACAGATCGAGGATCTTTTATATAAAGAGCCGACGAAGTTCACGGCGGATGGATTGAACCTTACGTTTGAGGGAGTGGTGTCCCGTATCCGCACATCAATGTTGTCCAAAGATCGTGAAGCGATGCAGCCGCACATTCGTGCTTTTGTTGATCGCGCGATCGTGTTTCGCCAGTGCCCGCAGTGTGCGGGGACGCGTTTGGCTCCGCACGCTTTGGAATGCCGCATCGACGGGAAGAACATCGCAGATGCCTGTGCCATGCAGGTGACAGATCTTGCGGCATGGCTCCGTGAGCTGGATATTCCAGCAGCGGTGCCGCTGTTGGATGGCTTATGCGGGCTGCTTGATTCTTTTGTTGAGATTGGGTTGGGGTATTTGTCCCTTAGTCGCTCTTCAGGAAGTCTCTCCGGTGGAGAGGCGCAACGTACAAAGATGATCCGTCACCTCGGATCGTCGTTGACGGATGTGACGTACGTGTTTGATGAGCCTAGTGCTGGGCTGCATCCGCATGATGTTGAGCGGCTGAATGCGGTGTTGTTGCGGTTGAGGGATAAGGGAAACACCGTTTTGGTGGTCGAGCACAATCCTGCGGTGATTGGGATTGCTGATCATGTGGTGCAGATGGGGCCAGGTGCCGGGCCAGAAGGCGGGATGGTGTGTTTTGCGGGTGGGGTTGATCAGTGGGGCAGTGGTGAGGTGAGTGCTGGTCTTTTGGGTGCGGGGGTGAAATGTAAATCTACGGTGCGTGCACCTGTGGGCGTTTTCCCGATTCGGGGGGCTAATTCGCACAATCTGGTGGGAGTGGATGTAGATGTGCCGTTGGGAGTCTTGGTGGCGGTTACGGGGGTGGCTGGGTCAGGTAAGAGTTCTTTGGTGCATGGGTCGATCGTGGGGGAAGGGGTGGTGTTGATAGATCAGTCGCCTATTAAAGGTTCGCGTCGTTCTAGCGTCGCTACATATACAGGTGTGTTTGATCCGATACGGAAAGCGTTTGCAAAGGCTAATGGGGTTAAGCCGGGGTTGTTCAGCGCAAATTCGCAAGGGGCGTGCCCCAACTGCAAAGGCATCGGGGTTATATATACGGATTTGGGTTTTATGGAAACTGTGAGTGCTCCGTGTGAGGTGTGCGGGGGAGTGGGGTTTCAATCCCACGTTTTGGAGTACAGCTTTGGTGAGGGGAAAAACAGCGATGGGTGCAATATCGCGCAGGTTTTAGCAATGTCGGTGGATAGTGCACGGCTTTTCTTCGGGCAAGGGAATGGGTGCATCCCTGCCGTGGTGAAGATTCTTGACCGAATCTGTGCTGTTGGCCTCGGGTACCTGACTTTAGGGCAGTCATTAACAACGCTTTCTGGAGGCGAGCGGCAACGCTTGCGACTTGCTGCGCGCATGGGTGAAGCGGCTGCCCTGCTTGTGCTCGATGAGCCCACTACTGGTTTGCATGAGGTTGATGTGGCGCGGCTGCTGGGGCTTTTTGATCGACTTGTTGACGCAGGTTCCACGGTTGTGGCGATCGAGCATCGTCAGGAGGTCATTGCACATGCAGATTGGGTCATTGATCTTGGTCCTGGGGCGGGTAGAGACGGGGGACGTGTTGTTTTCACGGGAACTCCTGCCCAGATGATTGCCAGCGGGGCTGGCATAACAGGGAGGTTCCTGGCTCGTAATGCAGATGTACGTGTTTAA
- a CDS encoding recombinase family protein gives MRAIGYTRVSTADQAINGISLDTQRATLTSAAQARGWSIEIACDEAVSGTQDRRTGLDDALTRLDAGEADVLMVTRLDRLTRSVAGLADILTRADKGSWGLVVLSPAIDTTDPAGRFTTTILACAAQYERDLIAQRTREALAHKKATGATLGRRRNVDPDIVARIHRQRSEKKSLRAIAEQLNTEGIPTAQGGAKWHASTVSAVLKLYPLTTE, from the coding sequence ATGCGCGCTATCGGATACACCCGCGTTTCCACCGCAGACCAAGCAATAAATGGCATCAGCTTGGACACTCAGCGAGCCACGCTCACTAGTGCCGCACAGGCGCGCGGATGGAGCATTGAGATTGCCTGCGATGAGGCGGTTTCCGGCACCCAAGATCGCCGAACCGGCCTCGATGACGCCCTGACCAGGCTTGATGCAGGCGAAGCAGACGTTTTGATGGTCACTCGACTTGATCGCCTCACGCGATCTGTGGCTGGCCTAGCCGACATTCTCACCCGTGCAGATAAGGGCTCCTGGGGGCTAGTTGTCCTCAGTCCAGCCATTGACACCACTGACCCTGCAGGGCGTTTCACCACCACAATCCTGGCCTGCGCAGCCCAATATGAACGCGATCTCATCGCTCAGCGCACCCGCGAAGCTTTGGCGCACAAAAAAGCCACGGGCGCAACACTAGGCCGCCGTAGAAACGTTGACCCAGACATCGTGGCTCGAATTCACCGTCAACGCAGCGAGAAAAAATCTCTACGTGCCATCGCCGAGCAACTCAACACCGAAGGAATCCCAACAGCACAAGGCGGCGCGAAATGGCATGCCTCGACAGTCAGCGCGGTACTGAAGCTGTATCCGTTGACAACGGAGTGA
- a CDS encoding GTP pyrophosphokinase, producing MADTAPDPRTHNVGVTDVMLAVNAGRIDSASFSHESVEALVAFRDRYKYALDEVLTKIRILREEFDNGICHSPIMHVKHRLKSYDSLIAKMQRLDCLYDLTAAATVVRDIAGVRITCPYVADVYDICNILQRQPDLELLQIKDYIATPKPNGYRSLHLIVSVPVFLAHQTLHLPVEIQIRTIAMDFWASVEHEIRYKYQATIPPHVERTLLDVAATATALDAQMAALRDEVQNCQSSATAVDTSPPSALGHNR from the coding sequence ATGGCGGACACAGCCCCCGACCCACGGACGCACAACGTCGGCGTCACCGACGTGATGCTGGCAGTTAACGCCGGCCGCATCGACTCCGCCTCGTTTTCCCACGAGTCCGTCGAAGCCCTCGTGGCATTCCGTGATCGCTACAAATACGCCCTCGATGAAGTACTTACCAAGATCCGTATCCTGCGCGAAGAGTTCGACAACGGCATCTGTCACAGCCCGATCATGCACGTCAAACACCGTTTGAAAAGCTACGACAGCTTGATCGCCAAAATGCAGCGACTCGACTGCCTCTATGACCTCACCGCAGCAGCCACCGTCGTACGAGACATCGCCGGGGTGCGCATCACTTGCCCCTACGTCGCTGATGTCTACGACATTTGCAACATCCTGCAACGACAACCCGACCTCGAACTACTCCAAATCAAGGACTACATCGCCACACCCAAACCCAACGGATACCGCTCACTGCACCTCATCGTGTCCGTACCGGTATTTCTTGCCCACCAAACCCTGCATCTGCCTGTCGAAATCCAAATCCGCACCATCGCGATGGACTTCTGGGCCAGCGTGGAACACGAAATCCGATACAAGTACCAAGCGACTATCCCCCCGCACGTCGAGCGCACCTTACTGGATGTGGCTGCCACAGCAACTGCCCTCGACGCACAAATGGCGGCCTTACGTGATGAAGTGCAGAATTGCCAATCCTCCGCCACCGCAGTCGACACCTCTCCCCCATCAGCACTAGGCCACAACCGTTAA
- a CDS encoding alpha/beta fold hydrolase produces MTGAPRRPRDRISNALRNRNRVAPISLRVIGNGPTVLLATGLGLAAHTFNDLTRQLTKDHTVITFDRPGLGHLSDMPRHDPPTLNDEINRVVTALEMAERRGAPLPATIVGHSWAGFIVEAVARTHPDLVAGVVILDGSIEPDLPVPARRRRMLLRLGRFLIRYSVPHSPLRRFGAACIEDAAYLDLATELHRLRAEKSLPAIPVHLLVAVWHRLLPHNRNWIKQQRDLAETLNTENPRHNLVTVQVVQWAGHHLAGWAPTTVAEAIRNVESTHNTEKQATQQFRLERNEMPPQR; encoded by the coding sequence ATGACCGGAGCACCACGACGCCCCCGAGACAGAATCAGCAACGCGCTCCGCAACCGAAACCGCGTCGCCCCCATCAGCCTGCGCGTTATCGGCAACGGCCCCACCGTCTTGCTCGCCACCGGCCTAGGCCTAGCAGCCCACACCTTCAACGACCTCACCAGACAACTCACCAAAGACCACACCGTCATCACCTTCGACCGTCCCGGCCTCGGACACCTATCCGACATGCCCCGCCACGACCCGCCCACCCTCAACGACGAGATCAACCGTGTCGTCACCGCTCTGGAAATGGCCGAACGACGAGGAGCGCCTCTACCTGCCACCATCGTCGGCCACTCTTGGGCGGGATTCATCGTTGAAGCCGTGGCCCGTACCCACCCGGATCTGGTCGCTGGCGTCGTCATCCTCGACGGCAGTATCGAACCCGACCTACCCGTCCCCGCGCGCAGGCGCCGCATGCTCCTACGCCTAGGCAGATTCCTCATCCGCTACTCCGTGCCACACAGCCCACTACGCCGCTTCGGTGCAGCCTGCATCGAAGATGCCGCCTACCTGGATTTAGCCACCGAACTGCACCGCCTCCGCGCCGAAAAATCTCTCCCCGCCATCCCCGTACATCTCCTCGTCGCGGTGTGGCACAGACTCCTGCCACACAACCGCAACTGGATTAAGCAGCAACGCGACCTCGCTGAAACCCTCAACACCGAAAACCCCCGCCACAACCTCGTCACCGTCCAAGTTGTCCAATGGGCCGGACACCACCTCGCAGGCTGGGCCCCCACAACCGTCGCCGAGGCTATCCGCAACGTTGAAAGCACCCACAACACCGAAAAACAAGCAACACAGCAATTCCGCCTCGAACGGAACGAGATGCCCCCACAGCGATAG
- a CDS encoding CsbD family protein has product MGFEDKVKNAATDLQGKVKEAVGKVTGDGKQEAAGRADQAEADLKKAGEHVKDAFKN; this is encoded by the coding sequence ATGGGTTTTGAGGACAAGGTCAAGAACGCCGCGACGGATCTTCAGGGCAAGGTGAAAGAAGCCGTAGGGAAGGTCACCGGTGATGGCAAGCAGGAGGCTGCTGGCCGCGCTGATCAGGCAGAAGCTGATCTGAAGAAGGCTGGCGAGCACGTGAAGGATGCGTTTAAGAACTGA
- the rlmD gene encoding 23S rRNA (uracil(1939)-C(5))-methyltransferase RlmD: MTRPDPASILLRQAKRDLDPLSCDYYTAAECRSCTMLGIPHRDQIASKQARIQALLAPYTAPEGYAWEEPVYHSPSGFRNKAKMVVGGTTHAPTLGILDRDRRPVDLRHCALIDPRIENAFGAVTAMITACGLAPYDVPKRSGELKNVLITVNPDGELMVRFVVRSERSVSALRAALPVLTEQLPHVRVVSVNVLPEHKAVLEGEQEWILTPESTLPMRLPGLTLELGVKSFFQTNSEIAADMYQQAVRWAHDIGAKHAWDLYCGVGGFALALTAVVESVVGVEVSAEAVAAAKRTAQDTGLSGVAFVAADARQWVGQQDCVPDLVVVNPPRRGLGSELARVLEGSGAQRVLYSSCQAATLAEDLAVMTSWRIERARIFDMFPQSDHCEVMVLLTRTEMTD; the protein is encoded by the coding sequence GTGACCCGACCCGACCCTGCCTCAATCCTCTTGCGCCAAGCCAAGCGCGATCTGGACCCCCTCTCATGCGACTACTACACCGCAGCCGAATGCCGTTCCTGCACCATGCTGGGGATACCGCATCGAGACCAGATAGCAAGCAAGCAGGCGCGCATCCAGGCACTGCTAGCCCCATATACTGCCCCGGAGGGATATGCTTGGGAGGAACCCGTCTACCACTCCCCCAGCGGATTTCGAAATAAAGCCAAGATGGTTGTTGGAGGCACTACTCACGCCCCCACGCTCGGTATCTTGGACCGTGATCGCCGCCCTGTTGACCTGCGTCATTGCGCACTGATTGACCCCCGTATCGAAAATGCTTTCGGGGCAGTGACCGCGATGATCACAGCCTGTGGCCTGGCCCCCTACGACGTTCCGAAACGTTCAGGCGAACTGAAGAATGTGCTCATCACCGTTAATCCTGACGGTGAACTGATGGTGCGTTTCGTGGTGCGCTCCGAGAGGTCCGTATCTGCTCTGCGTGCAGCGCTTCCCGTACTTACCGAACAACTCCCCCATGTGCGTGTGGTATCCGTGAATGTTCTACCGGAACATAAAGCGGTCCTCGAGGGAGAGCAGGAATGGATCCTCACCCCCGAATCCACCTTACCGATGCGCCTACCTGGACTCACCCTAGAGCTAGGGGTGAAAAGTTTCTTCCAAACTAACAGCGAGATCGCTGCTGACATGTATCAGCAAGCCGTGCGGTGGGCTCACGATATCGGCGCTAAACACGCCTGGGATTTGTATTGCGGAGTTGGTGGGTTCGCGTTAGCGCTTACCGCCGTTGTGGAATCAGTAGTGGGCGTCGAAGTCTCTGCCGAAGCGGTCGCAGCGGCAAAACGAACGGCACAGGACACTGGGTTGAGCGGTGTCGCTTTTGTGGCGGCAGATGCACGGCAGTGGGTGGGGCAACAGGATTGCGTTCCTGACCTAGTTGTGGTGAACCCGCCTCGCCGTGGGTTGGGGTCAGAGTTGGCACGCGTACTGGAAGGCTCTGGTGCGCAACGAGTGCTGTATTCGAGTTGCCAGGCAGCCACGCTGGCAGAAGACCTGGCTGTGATGACTTCGTGGCGGATTGAGCGAGCCCGCATTTTCGACATGTTCCCGCAGTCAGATCATTGTGAAGTGATGGTACTGCTGACCAGAACAGAGATGACCGATTAA
- the trpS gene encoding tryptophan--tRNA ligase — MTANETPQNLNDHDDAGETLARSTSEASYKAAQERSAAVEAAIAEDASRFRVLTGDRPTGNLHLGHYFGSLRNRVRLHDSGVDTWLVVADYQVIADRDGVGAIAERVRSLVTDYIAVGIDPEKATIFPHSAIPALNQLMLPFLSLVTDAELRRNPTVKAESDATNGRPMSGLLLTYPVHQAADILFCKANLVPVGKDQLPHLEQTRLIAQRFDKRYGRAGEGKTPVFRRADALLSEAPSVLGTDGQKMSKSRGNTVELRMSADETAKVLKKAVTDSERHITFDPENRPEVSNLVQLAALATNRAPLKIAEEIGDGGSGQLKKLVIESVNDMLAPIRARRAEVEADPAIIENTLRRGIERANDVANDTLNEVRQAMRMHYL; from the coding sequence GTGACCGCCAACGAGACCCCGCAGAACCTGAACGACCACGACGACGCCGGCGAAACACTCGCACGCTCCACATCAGAAGCCTCATACAAAGCAGCACAAGAGCGCAGCGCCGCAGTCGAAGCCGCCATCGCCGAGGACGCCTCCCGCTTCCGCGTCCTCACTGGCGACCGCCCCACCGGAAACCTGCACCTCGGCCACTACTTCGGATCCCTACGCAACCGGGTCCGCCTCCATGACTCTGGCGTCGACACCTGGCTCGTCGTCGCCGACTACCAAGTCATCGCCGACCGCGACGGCGTAGGCGCCATCGCCGAACGCGTCCGCTCCCTCGTCACCGACTACATCGCCGTGGGCATCGACCCCGAAAAAGCAACCATCTTCCCTCACTCAGCCATCCCCGCCCTCAACCAGCTCATGCTGCCCTTCCTGTCCCTGGTCACAGACGCAGAACTGCGCCGCAACCCCACGGTCAAAGCCGAATCCGACGCCACCAACGGCCGCCCCATGTCCGGCCTCCTACTCACCTACCCCGTCCACCAAGCCGCAGACATCCTCTTCTGCAAAGCCAACCTTGTCCCCGTCGGCAAAGATCAACTCCCCCACCTCGAACAAACCCGCCTCATCGCCCAACGCTTCGACAAACGCTACGGCCGCGCCGGCGAGGGAAAAACTCCCGTCTTCCGCCGCGCTGATGCCCTCCTATCCGAAGCACCCAGCGTGCTAGGCACCGACGGACAAAAAATGAGCAAGTCCCGCGGCAACACCGTCGAACTGCGTATGAGCGCCGACGAAACAGCCAAAGTCCTCAAAAAAGCCGTCACCGACTCCGAACGCCACATCACCTTCGACCCAGAAAACCGCCCAGAGGTCTCCAACCTCGTCCAACTCGCCGCGCTCGCCACCAACCGCGCCCCCCTGAAAATCGCCGAAGAAATCGGCGATGGCGGCTCCGGGCAACTCAAAAAACTCGTCATTGAATCGGTCAACGACATGCTCGCCCCCATCCGCGCACGCCGCGCCGAAGTTGAAGCCGACCCCGCCATCATCGAAAACACCCTGCGTCGCGGCATCGAACGAGCCAACGACGTCGCTAACGACACCCTTAACGAAGTCCGCCAAGCAATGCGGATGCACTACCTGTAA
- a CDS encoding ABC transporter ATP-binding protein: protein MNNRIPTTEDPADPIYELRADNICAGYALGRAGRSRWRGWLDSPSRPGGTLVLDNISITIPTGTRIGLRADPNSGKTTLARVLAGHIEPLSGHVTCNGTPVAARKGAPHSDIHLLTSSPRQQVDPQRTLAQFIAEPLLTSTAQSLPPIENTAVLRSATDGTETTAHSHDAIRYVWSRESHAAHAADLNHLTTTDEVRNAADFVKLTTTALHAHPEEVCLADLRRAAFARLLLAHPAYLICDEATTDEATTELLGSITQHLASNGTGILITSRTHDFLAACTDAVTELATL, encoded by the coding sequence ATGAACAATCGGATCCCCACCACCGAGGATCCCGCCGACCCCATATACGAACTGCGAGCCGACAACATCTGCGCCGGATATGCCCTCGGCCGCGCAGGCCGAAGCAGATGGCGAGGATGGCTCGACAGCCCCTCCCGCCCCGGAGGAACACTCGTCCTGGACAACATCAGCATCACCATTCCCACCGGCACCCGAATTGGCCTACGCGCAGACCCCAACAGCGGAAAAACCACCCTCGCCCGCGTTCTTGCCGGCCACATCGAACCCCTCTCAGGCCACGTAACCTGCAATGGCACACCCGTAGCCGCGCGAAAAGGGGCGCCCCACAGCGATATCCACCTCCTCACCTCATCGCCACGTCAGCAGGTCGACCCACAACGCACCCTGGCCCAATTCATCGCCGAACCACTCTTGACCTCAACCGCCCAATCATTACCGCCCATCGAAAACACCGCCGTCCTACGCTCAGCAACTGACGGCACCGAAACCACCGCGCACTCCCACGACGCCATCCGCTACGTATGGAGCCGCGAATCGCACGCAGCCCACGCAGCTGACCTCAATCACCTCACCACTACCGACGAAGTCCGCAACGCTGCCGACTTCGTCAAACTCACCACCACCGCACTGCACGCACACCCTGAAGAAGTCTGCCTAGCCGACCTGCGCCGCGCCGCATTCGCACGCCTCCTCCTGGCCCACCCCGCCTACCTCATCTGCGACGAAGCCACCACCGACGAAGCCACCACCGAACTCCTGGGCAGCATCACCCAACACCTCGCCAGCAACGGCACAGGCATCCTCATCACCAGCCGCACTCACGACTTCCTCGCTGCATGCACTGACGCCGTCACAGAACTGGCCACCCTATAA
- the sppA gene encoding signal peptide peptidase SppA — protein MASLRQLLDKLPIDDALLRRIPIPGTSGNVILEIDAARGLTETAPTNPLEILSQRTTPRLWEIICGLRDAAHDDKVVALVVHAAGVSMNMELADELTRAIRRFRESGKPTLAWAEAMGENNSSLTELLIASACEHIWLQPSGLISPVGTSLTSPFFNDALNRIDAKPEFDGRKEYKSAADALTERRFTDADREQYQAILDSGIDAAFEEIAAGRGIELDSARSILDAGFLTPEQAKEIGLIDHIGYRDEAYSWLYERLEDPQRERTTTRYVERYDHSAIRNALQRKRGKRNVALITAHGPIHLGRSNPGPRGHSIGSDDLGAALRHAVNEKVEAVVLRINSGGGSATASDTIRREVMQVREAGIPVIISMGQAAASGGYYISSAGTEIVADPHTLTGSIGVIAGKTSVGKSLERIGVTHDSITRGRHATFLSVFDAFDKDSRQELGRLLDIVYDDFISKVAEGRNMPVDEVEKLARGRVWSGRDAHTHGLVDHLGGLDEAVDRVAFRLGVTRAEIDVTPMPKTGPFDRFFPTDNMDTPVAANASLLGTALAQDLRGVIGSGGETLLSQAVELLGLNSEGLLRASLPQIR, from the coding sequence ATGGCCTCACTGCGACAGCTCCTCGACAAACTCCCCATTGACGACGCACTCCTGCGCCGCATCCCTATCCCAGGCACTTCTGGCAACGTCATCCTTGAAATAGACGCTGCTCGTGGTCTGACCGAAACTGCACCCACCAACCCCCTGGAAATCCTTTCCCAACGCACCACGCCCCGCCTATGGGAAATCATCTGCGGTCTGCGCGACGCAGCCCATGACGATAAGGTCGTTGCCCTTGTCGTCCACGCTGCAGGTGTCTCCATGAACATGGAGCTTGCCGACGAACTCACCCGCGCCATCCGCCGCTTCCGCGAAAGCGGAAAACCCACCCTCGCCTGGGCGGAGGCAATGGGCGAAAACAACTCATCCCTCACCGAGCTACTCATCGCATCCGCCTGTGAACACATCTGGCTCCAACCCAGCGGCCTCATCTCACCAGTAGGCACCTCGTTGACCAGCCCATTCTTCAATGACGCCCTCAACCGAATCGACGCTAAACCCGAATTCGATGGCCGTAAAGAATACAAGAGCGCCGCTGACGCCCTCACTGAACGCCGCTTCACCGACGCTGACCGCGAGCAATACCAAGCCATCCTCGACAGCGGCATCGATGCCGCCTTCGAAGAAATCGCCGCCGGTCGCGGTATCGAATTAGATTCTGCCCGCAGCATCCTCGACGCTGGGTTCCTCACCCCCGAACAAGCCAAAGAAATCGGCCTGATCGACCACATCGGATACCGCGACGAGGCCTACAGCTGGCTATACGAGCGCTTGGAAGACCCCCAGCGGGAGCGCACCACCACCCGATATGTTGAACGCTACGACCACTCGGCTATCCGCAACGCTCTCCAACGCAAACGCGGCAAACGTAACGTGGCGCTCATCACCGCGCACGGCCCCATTCACCTAGGCCGTTCCAACCCTGGCCCTCGCGGTCACAGCATCGGATCCGATGACCTCGGCGCTGCCCTGCGCCACGCAGTCAATGAAAAAGTTGAAGCCGTGGTGCTGCGCATCAACTCCGGTGGAGGATCCGCTACCGCCTCAGACACCATCCGCCGCGAAGTAATGCAGGTCCGCGAAGCCGGGATCCCTGTCATTATCTCCATGGGGCAAGCAGCTGCATCTGGTGGCTACTATATTTCCTCAGCTGGCACCGAAATCGTGGCTGACCCGCACACACTCACTGGCTCCATCGGCGTGATCGCTGGGAAAACCAGTGTCGGTAAAAGCCTGGAACGTATCGGCGTCACCCACGACTCCATAACCCGAGGCCGGCACGCGACCTTCCTGTCCGTTTTTGACGCTTTCGACAAGGATTCCCGCCAAGAACTGGGCCGTCTTTTGGACATTGTGTATGACGACTTCATCAGTAAAGTCGCTGAAGGGCGAAACATGCCAGTCGATGAAGTCGAAAAACTCGCCCGCGGCCGCGTGTGGTCTGGCCGGGATGCACACACCCACGGACTCGTCGATCACCTTGGTGGTTTGGACGAAGCTGTCGATCGAGTCGCTTTCCGACTCGGTGTCACACGTGCAGAGATCGATGTGACGCCTATGCCAAAGACCGGTCCGTTCGACCGATTCTTCCCCACAGACAACATGGACACCCCTGTGGCAGCGAACGCGTCTTTGCTTGGGACTGCACTAGCACAGGATCTTCGCGGTGTTATCGGCAGCGGGGGAGAGACACTCTTGTCTCAGGCGGTTGAACTGCTCGGCCTGAACTCTGAAGGGCTACTACGCGCTTCCTTGCCGCAAATCCGATAA